The following coding sequences are from one Leptospira mayottensis 200901116 window:
- a CDS encoding helix-turn-helix transcriptional regulator, producing the protein MSEIQNWNEDDFPIPVKEAGKAESRLSALLFNLLSRHSPMNFTKIRSLLPDHYQNLENPDSDRKKLSRDVEELGELGFLVRSTQEGYVLDRNVSNRELRLEKEELRVLAEAILRSYQETPSLELYSLSQKLFEGKLDVYPELEMDLKTQKSLSQVGESEELLKKLLEALKTKSPVQFLYYKTFPEETYRIEVDPIRLIRKNSEDYYLLAYDRKKKERRRFVIPKITRVETIAENPLYQPQGQKRENSRDWVLHPALFQVHDPIEVELICDPESSYKVRNSISEISYEEFSRDSFRLKVTNREGLFPLLIEARDSIRSILPVSVASDFRKYMEQIAINYRSLSED; encoded by the coding sequence ATGTCAGAAATTCAAAATTGGAACGAGGACGATTTTCCGATTCCCGTAAAAGAGGCCGGAAAAGCCGAATCCAGGCTTTCCGCTCTATTATTCAATTTGTTAAGTCGTCATTCTCCCATGAATTTTACGAAAATTCGTTCTTTACTTCCGGATCATTATCAGAATTTGGAAAATCCGGATTCGGATCGGAAAAAACTTTCCAGAGACGTGGAAGAGTTGGGGGAACTCGGCTTTTTGGTCCGTTCCACACAGGAGGGTTACGTTCTTGATCGAAACGTATCTAATCGTGAATTGCGATTGGAAAAGGAGGAATTGCGGGTACTTGCAGAAGCGATTCTTAGATCGTATCAAGAAACTCCTTCTTTGGAATTGTATTCTTTGTCTCAAAAGTTATTCGAGGGAAAGCTAGACGTTTATCCCGAATTGGAAATGGATCTGAAAACTCAAAAGTCGTTGAGTCAAGTGGGTGAGTCGGAGGAGCTTTTGAAAAAACTTTTGGAGGCTTTGAAAACGAAATCTCCTGTTCAATTTTTATATTATAAGACTTTTCCGGAAGAAACCTATCGGATAGAAGTCGATCCAATTCGGTTGATTCGAAAAAATTCGGAGGATTATTATCTTCTCGCTTACGACAGAAAGAAAAAAGAAAGAAGGAGATTCGTTATTCCCAAAATCACGAGAGTGGAAACGATTGCGGAAAATCCTCTTTATCAACCTCAAGGGCAGAAAAGGGAAAACTCACGAGATTGGGTTTTGCATCCCGCTCTCTTTCAGGTACATGACCCGATTGAAGTCGAATTAATTTGCGATCCGGAATCCTCGTACAAAGTTCGAAATTCAATATCAGAAATTTCTTATGAAGAATTTTCTAGAGATTCGTTTCGACTTAAGGTCACGAATAGGGAAGGACTTTTCCCATTATTGATCGAAGCGAGAGATTCGATTCGATCAATTCTTCCGGTGTCTGTAGCTTCGGATTTCAGGAAATATATGGAACAAATAGCAATTAACTACCGATCTTTATCAGAAGATTGA